CCTTGGGACGATCGAAGTCAGGATCGAGCCGTGACGTGACAGTGATGGCGCCGTGTCCGAGGCTCGAACGCACAGATGACGGATAACTTCGCAATCCAGCGGACGCGCTTCGCGCGCATGGCACGCCGCAATGCGCGAGCGTACCCTGTATAAGGACAAGGTGCGCCTTATAATAAGAAGGGCTCTACCGGGTTTCGTGTGGGTAGAGATCGAGACCTCCACAGTGGAAGTAGATCGCGATCTTGAAGTGCTGGGCATTTCGGAAGCCTCGGGCCGTCTTCTTCACCCACTGGATCACCGCGTTGACCGCCTCGAGCCCAGCGTTGGTCAGGCCGTGGCGCGCGTAGGTGAGCAGGTTCGGCAGATGCCGTTGCATCAGCTTGGCGACGGCCGCCATGGGCTTGAGCCGGCTATGCGTCGCCCGCCAGAACCAGCGGGTGAAGAACTTGCGGGCGGCCCCCGGGGAGCGATACGCCCAGAACGTGCGAAAGCGCTCCTTGAGCGCCCAGGCTCGGCCGACTTTGAGATCCTCGCGGTGCAGGGCCCGGAAGGCCTCGCGCTGGGCCGACGTCATGGCCTCGGGCCGCATGAGCCAAAGGTACTTAGACCCGGTGAGCCGCGTGTCGCCCGCCCGCTTGAGGGTGCGGTGCTCTCCACGCCGCACGTGATCGACGGCGTCGTGCAGATGTTTGACCACGTGGAACTTGTCGAAGACGATCTTCGCCTCGGCCGCGGGCAGATGGGCTCGGGTCGACTGCACGTAGGGTTCCCACATGTCCATCGCGACCGCGGTAATGCCGTCGCGCTGCGCCGGCGTCAGCGTGGG
This DNA window, taken from Candidatus Methylomirabilota bacterium, encodes the following:
- a CDS encoding ISL3 family transposase translates to MRDVELYRAMLGLTPPWTVVNVELDVKGQRVVVQVEAGPGPFMCPECDSTQPRYDGKPRRWRHLDTMQFTTWIEADVPRVNCGQHGVKQIRIPWAEPGSQFTALFERLAIDLLRECSVTGAGRLLRITWDEAWGIKRRAVRRGLARRGQEVVARLGVDEKAIAKRHRYLTVVADLERSRVLYLADDRKQESLDSFWPTLTPAQRDGITAVAMDMWEPYVQSTRAHLPAAEAKIVFDKFHVVKHLHDAVDHVRRGEHRTLKRAGDTRLTGSKYLWLMRPEAMTSAQREAFRALHREDLKVGRAWALKERFRTFWAYRSPGAARKFFTRWFWRATHSRLKPMAAVAKLMQRHLPNLLTYARHGLTNAGLEAVNAVIQWVKKTARGFRNAQHFKIAIYFHCGGLDLYPHETR